A genomic window from Sulfurospirillum diekertiae includes:
- a CDS encoding HD-GYP domain-containing protein, translating into MSDMSSFLCQDCIVDFKQDVMNMLIHTIELKDIYTSGHSEQVARYCCSIGNALNLGLKDTILLYQSAFMHDIGKILIDPKILQKNDYLTKEEYESVKKHSTFGAQMLQNINLFQEHAQIVKHHHERWDGTGYPDGLTNKKIPFFSRIIAIVDAFDAMTSMRNYKNKCTFDEALNELDRCSGTQFDPELVSISVKVLSAFINNNAFNKKIC; encoded by the coding sequence ATGTCAGATATGTCTTCATTTTTGTGTCAAGACTGTATTGTTGATTTTAAGCAAGATGTGATGAATATGCTAATTCACACCATAGAACTAAAAGATATCTATACATCAGGCCATTCAGAGCAAGTGGCTCGTTATTGTTGTTCAATTGGTAATGCTCTTAACTTAGGGTTAAAGGATACAATTCTTTTATACCAATCTGCTTTTATGCATGACATAGGAAAAATTCTTATTGATCCTAAAATTTTGCAAAAAAATGATTATTTGACGAAAGAAGAATATGAGAGTGTTAAAAAACATTCTACTTTTGGAGCTCAAATGCTTCAAAATATCAATTTATTTCAAGAGCATGCTCAAATCGTTAAACATCATCATGAAAGATGGGATGGAACAGGCTATCCAGATGGTCTTACAAATAAAAAGATACCATTTTTTTCCAGAATCATTGCGATAGTTGATGCTTTTGATGCTATGACATCTATGCGAAATTATAAAAATAAATGCACATTTGATGAAGCTCTTAATGAGTTGGATCGTTGCAGTGGAACGCAGTTTGATCCGGAACTTGTTTCAATTTCCGTGAAAGTCCTCAGTGCATTTATTAACAACAACGCATTCAATAAAAAAATATGTTAA